From a region of the Paraburkholderia caribensis genome:
- a CDS encoding DUF1488 family protein: MTKAGVVIHFPNPTRIHDASRHCVCFWGYDKAREIAFQVDDGVLARLSPNKDSDESSLLAAFDRNRERILEIARTVYTGGPQNRYTIS; this comes from the coding sequence ATGACAAAAGCCGGCGTGGTCATCCACTTTCCCAATCCGACCCGGATCCACGACGCGTCGAGACACTGCGTGTGTTTCTGGGGATATGACAAAGCTCGCGAGATAGCCTTCCAGGTCGATGACGGAGTGCTCGCCAGACTGAGCCCCAACAAGGATTCTGACGAATCCTCGTTGCTTGCCGCATTCGACCGCAACCGCGAAAGAATCCTGGAGATCGCGAGAACGGTTTATACGGGTGGCCCGCAAAACAGGTACACGATCTCCTGA
- a CDS encoding LLM class flavin-dependent oxidoreductase, which produces MARKQILLNAFNMNCVGHINHGLWTHPRDRSTDYRLLPYWTDLARTLERGLFDGLFLADIVGVYDIYQRNVDVTLRESIQLPVNDPLLLVSAMAAVTEHLGFGVTVNLTYEQPYLLARRFSTLDHLTQGRIGWNIVTGYLDSAARAMGLSEQLPHDERYERADEYLEVLYKLWEGSWEADAVRRDKGARVYADSAKVHKVRHAGRYYDVEGYHLAEPSPQRTPVLFQAGSSGRGQRFAARHAECVFISPPNRNAARETVKALREQLVLAGRRPDDVKVFAGAAVVAGTTEREAREKYADYLRYASREAGLAHFAASTGIDYAQYDLDEPVDYAPGNAIESATRTAKQHGWTRRKLLEMFELGGRYPAIVGSAAQVADELQGWIEETGIDGFNLSRTVVPESYEDFIDLVVPELQSRGLYKTAYGDGSLRNRLFGEGDCLPARHAGAGFRRGAA; this is translated from the coding sequence ATGGCGAGGAAACAGATTCTGCTCAACGCGTTCAATATGAATTGCGTGGGTCATATCAACCATGGGTTGTGGACGCATCCGCGCGACCGGTCGACCGACTATCGCCTGTTGCCGTACTGGACCGATCTCGCTCGCACGCTGGAGCGCGGATTGTTCGATGGTCTGTTTCTGGCCGACATCGTCGGTGTGTACGACATTTATCAGCGCAACGTCGACGTGACCTTGCGCGAGTCGATCCAGTTGCCCGTCAACGATCCCTTGCTGCTTGTTTCGGCGATGGCTGCCGTGACGGAGCACCTGGGCTTCGGGGTGACCGTCAATCTCACTTATGAACAGCCGTATCTGCTCGCACGCCGTTTCTCGACGCTCGATCATCTGACACAAGGGCGCATCGGCTGGAATATCGTCACGGGGTATCTCGACAGCGCGGCGCGCGCGATGGGGCTGAGCGAGCAGCTTCCGCACGACGAACGCTACGAGCGCGCGGACGAATATCTCGAAGTGCTCTACAAGCTGTGGGAAGGCAGTTGGGAAGCGGATGCCGTGCGGCGCGACAAGGGCGCGCGGGTGTATGCCGATTCCGCGAAGGTGCATAAGGTTCGGCATGCGGGGCGATACTACGACGTCGAAGGCTACCATCTTGCGGAGCCGTCGCCGCAACGCACGCCTGTGCTCTTTCAGGCAGGGAGTTCCGGGCGTGGTCAACGTTTTGCAGCGCGTCATGCCGAATGTGTGTTTATTTCGCCGCCGAACCGGAATGCTGCGCGAGAAACGGTGAAGGCGCTGCGAGAGCAGCTTGTGCTTGCCGGGCGCCGGCCGGACGACGTTAAGGTGTTTGCCGGAGCGGCCGTTGTTGCGGGCACTACTGAGCGTGAAGCACGTGAGAAGTATGCGGACTATTTGCGATATGCGAGCCGTGAAGCGGGGCTTGCGCATTTTGCTGCCAGTACTGGCATTGACTATGCGCAATACGATCTTGACGAGCCTGTCGATTATGCGCCTGGCAATGCCATCGAGTCCGCGACGCGGACGGCGAAGCAGCATGGGTGGACGCGGCGGAAGTTGCTCGAGATGTTCGAGTTGGGCGGCAGGTATCCGGCGATTGTGGGCAGTGCGGCGCAGGTCGCGGATGAGTTGCAGGGCTGGATCGAGGAGACGGGGATTGATGGCTTCAATCTGAGCCGGACGGTTGTGCCGGAAAGCTATGAGGACTTTATTGATCTCGTTGTGCCTGAGTTGCAGAGCCGGGGTCTTTATAAGACTGCGTATGGGGATGGGTCGTTGCGGAACAGGCTGTTCGGGGAGGGGGATTGTTTGCCTGCGCGGCATGCGGGGGCGGGGTTTAGGAGGGGGGCGGCGTAG